The following nucleotide sequence is from archaeon BMS3Bbin15.
CTCAAGGGTTTTCACTCTTTTTCTTATTGTCGCCTCACTCACATGAAGCTTTCTTGCTATTTCTGTAAAGGGAGTTCGAGCATCATTGCGAAAAATCTCAATTATTTTCAAATATTTATCGTCGAGCATTCCTATCACTTCCATAATACGATTACGATATTTTGAATAAATATAACGAAGTAAGTCATTTTTGTAAACGAATATTATTACTTGGTAACTAATAATACATAATGCTATACATAATATTTACGAAATTCGAATTTTTCTCAACATATAGTTGCGATAAACAAACCAAAGGTTTATATCTCTCCAGTGAATTATAACGAATATAGCAATAAAGATGGAGGTGGTATGTTATGAGTGAGAAAGAAGTTGAAGTGCTCGAAGCTATGAAAAATGCAGGAAAACCCCTGAAGTATGGAGAAATTGCAGATTTAACTGGTATTGAGACTAAAGAGGTATCAAAGATTATAAAAAGCATGAAAAAGGAAGGTAAAGTTAAATCGCCAAAAAGATGCTATTATGCACCATCGGAATAAGGAGGCTGAAAAATTATGGAAAATACAATTAAAAATTTAACAAAGGCATTTATTGGAGAATCTCAGGCAAGAAATAGATACACAATTCATGCAAAAATTGCCAAAAAAGAAGGTTATGAACAGATTTCGGAAATCTTCCTCATAACTGCTGACAATGAAAGAGAACATGCAAAATGGCTCTTCAGGTTGATTAATGAACTAAAACAGAAATTGCCTGAGAATCCTGATGAAATCATTGTGGAGGCCACAGCCCCAACCACACTTGGCAATACAATAGATAACCTGAAGGCTGCCATTGGTGGGGAACATTACGAAAATACTGAAATGTATCCCGAATTTGCAAGAGTGGCTGAAGAAGAAGGATATGCAGACATTGCAAAACGACTGATGGCAATATCCAGAGCTGAAGAGCATCACGAAAAGCGATATAAAAAATTACTGAAAGAAGTTGAAGAAGGAACAGTATTCAAGAAAGAGAGAAAGGTTTACTGGGTCTGCCGAAAATGTGGATATGTCCATTATGGTTATGAACCACCTGAAGAATGCCCTTCATGTGACCACCCAGCCAGCTACTTCCAGTTGAAATGTGAGGAGTATTGAGAAGGTTTTTAAATTGACAGAAAAAAAGAAGACATTTACAAACAATTTCGGAGCTCCTGTTGATGACGACCAGAACTCCATGACCGCAGGTACAAGAGGATATATCCTGATGCAGGATGTCCATCTGCTGGAAAAACTATCCCATTTCAACCGTGAACGCATCCCAGAACGTGTGGTTCATGCAAAAGGAGCTGGTGCATATGGTTATTTTGAGGTTACCGGCGATGTTACGAGATATACAAAGGCCAGGTTTCTCTCTGAAATTGGAAAACGCACCAGTGTTTTCGTACGATTTTCCACTGTAGGTGGAGAGAAGGGTTCAGCAGATGCTGCACGCGACCCCAGAGGCTTTGCTGTTAAATTTTACACAGAGGAAGGGAACTATGACATGGTAGGGAACAACACCCCTGTATTCTTTATTCGTGACCCACTGAAGTTTCCTGATTTCATACATACACAGAAACGCAATCCTGCAACCAACCTCAAGGACCCTGAGATGTTCTGGGATTTCCTCTCTCTTACACCTGAATCTATTCATCAGGTGACCATACTTTTTTCTGACCGTGGCACGCCAATAGATTACCGTCATATGAATGGTTACAGCAGCCATACCTTTAAGTGGTATAACAACAGTGGTGAATATTTCTGGGTAAAGTACCACTTCAAGACAGAACAGGGAATCCGGAATCTGACACGAAAAGAAGCTGAAATCATGGCAGGAGAAAACCCTGACCATGCCACAGGAGATTTGTATGAAGCAATTGAACGTGGTGATTATCCGTCATGGAAGATGGAAGTACAGATAATGACTTCAGAACAGGCTGAAAATTATCGTTTTGACCCCTTTGATGTCACAAAGGTATGGCCGCATGATGATTTCCCACCGGTTATAGTGGGACGTCTGGTGCTTAACCGCAATCCTCTAAACTACTTTGCCGATGTGGAGCAGGCTGCATTTTCTCCTGCCAGCTTCGTGTCAGGTATCGCTGCCTCGCCAGATAAGATGCTTCAGGGAAGACTCTTCAGCTATCATGACGCTCATCTCCACCGTCTGGGACCTAACTACCATTTACTGCCTGTAAATTCTGCCAGGGGTGCGATGGTAAACAATTATCAGCGAGACGGGTTTATGCGATTTGACGAAAACGGGAGAGATTCCATAAATTACTACCCCAACAGTTTTGGCGGTCCAGAACCTGAGCCTGAATCTGATGAACCAGCCTTTAAAATCTCCGGTCAGACGGCTCGCCAGCCATACACTCATCCAAATGATGATTTTGTGCAGGCCGGAGATTTATATCGTAAGGTGATGAATGACATGGACAGAGACCATCTGATTGGTAATATTGTGTCACACCTCGGAGGAGCCCAAAAACGTATACAGTTACGACAGACAGCCTTCTTTTACAAAACCGACCCCATGTATGGCAAACGTGTGGCCAAGGGTCTGGGACTGAATGTAAAGGTAGTCGAGAATCTGGCTGAGATGTCACAGGAAGAACTGGTTAATGCCACTGCAGAAGGAGTCTATGCAGAGGAAAAATAATCATATACCAAAAAAATCCGTGAAATATTTGTTATAGGA
It contains:
- the rbr1 gene encoding rubrerythrin-1 → MENTIKNLTKAFIGESQARNRYTIHAKIAKKEGYEQISEIFLITADNEREHAKWLFRLINELKQKLPENPDEIIVEATAPTTLGNTIDNLKAAIGGEHYENTEMYPEFARVAEEEGYADIAKRLMAISRAEEHHEKRYKKLLKEVEEGTVFKKERKVYWVCRKCGYVHYGYEPPEECPSCDHPASYFQLKCEEY
- the katA gene encoding vegetative catalase translates to MTEKKKTFTNNFGAPVDDDQNSMTAGTRGYILMQDVHLLEKLSHFNRERIPERVVHAKGAGAYGYFEVTGDVTRYTKARFLSEIGKRTSVFVRFSTVGGEKGSADAARDPRGFAVKFYTEEGNYDMVGNNTPVFFIRDPLKFPDFIHTQKRNPATNLKDPEMFWDFLSLTPESIHQVTILFSDRGTPIDYRHMNGYSSHTFKWYNNSGEYFWVKYHFKTEQGIRNLTRKEAEIMAGENPDHATGDLYEAIERGDYPSWKMEVQIMTSEQAENYRFDPFDVTKVWPHDDFPPVIVGRLVLNRNPLNYFADVEQAAFSPASFVSGIAASPDKMLQGRLFSYHDAHLHRLGPNYHLLPVNSARGAMVNNYQRDGFMRFDENGRDSINYYPNSFGGPEPEPESDEPAFKISGQTARQPYTHPNDDFVQAGDLYRKVMNDMDRDHLIGNIVSHLGGAQKRIQLRQTAFFYKTDPMYGKRVAKGLGLNVKVVENLAEMSQEELVNATAEGVYAEEK